In the Klebsiella aerogenes KCTC 2190 genome, one interval contains:
- a CDS encoding AsmA family protein, producing MTRTRKTIAIISGTIVLLIVLFFIVLATFDWNRLKPTINQKVSAELNRPFAIRGDLGVVWERQPEERGWRSWIPWPHVHAEDIVLGNPPDIPQVTMVHLPRVEATLAPLALLSKTVYLPWIKLEQPDVRLIRLTENSNNWTFKLASDPASEKANPPSAWSFRLDNILFDRGNIAIDDKVTRSDIAIVVDPLGKALPFSEVTGAGNKAQATKAGDYIFGLSVKGSYKGQPLSGSGKIGGMLALRSDSTPFPLQGDFHSGNTRIAFSGTVSDPLNVGGLDLRLKFAGDSLRDLYDLTGVLLPETPSFSTDGRLRADFKHKNGMRFDYRDFNGRIGDSDIHGSLTYTTGKPRPKLTGDLESKQLRLADLGPLIGVDSGGGAKKSSSRKAGDAVQPAGKVLPADRFETDKWQVMDADVRFKGRRIEHGGTLPISDLATHIILERGDLRLQPVRFGLANGSIAGSVHLQGDKKPLQGEANLQARRLKLKALMPNVEMMQKTLGEMSGDVQLRGSGNSVAALLGNSNGNLKLLMNDGLISRNLMEILGLNVGNFIIGQIFGDEEVRVNCAAANIDVVNGVARPQIFAFDTENALINITGTASFASEQLDLTVDPESKGLRVITLRSPLYVRGTFKSPDAGVKAGPLIARGAVAAALATLVTPAAALLALISPAEGEANQCRTILSQMKK from the coding sequence ATGACCAGAACCCGTAAAACGATTGCTATTATCTCGGGAACGATTGTGCTGTTAATCGTTCTTTTTTTCATCGTGTTGGCGACCTTTGACTGGAACCGGCTCAAGCCGACGATCAATCAGAAAGTTTCCGCCGAGCTCAATCGGCCATTCGCCATTCGCGGCGACCTGGGCGTAGTGTGGGAGCGACAGCCTGAGGAGCGCGGCTGGCGTAGCTGGATCCCGTGGCCGCATGTGCATGCCGAAGATATCGTGTTGGGCAACCCGCCCGACATTCCGCAAGTGACGATGGTACATCTGCCGCGCGTGGAAGCGACGCTGGCTCCGCTGGCGCTGCTGAGCAAAACGGTCTACTTGCCGTGGATTAAGCTCGAACAGCCCGACGTCCGGCTGATAAGGCTGACGGAAAACAGCAATAACTGGACCTTTAAATTAGCTTCAGACCCGGCATCCGAAAAAGCCAACCCGCCATCGGCCTGGTCTTTCCGCCTTGATAATATTCTCTTCGATCGCGGCAACATTGCCATTGACGATAAGGTAACCCGCAGCGATATCGCGATCGTGGTCGATCCGCTTGGCAAAGCGCTGCCGTTTAGCGAAGTCACCGGTGCGGGCAACAAAGCGCAGGCGACAAAAGCCGGCGATTATATCTTTGGCCTGTCGGTGAAGGGGAGCTACAAAGGCCAGCCGCTGAGCGGCAGCGGCAAAATTGGCGGCATGCTGGCGCTGCGTAGCGATAGTACCCCGTTCCCGCTACAAGGCGATTTTCACTCTGGTAATACCCGGATAGCGTTTAGCGGCACGGTCAGCGATCCGCTTAATGTCGGCGGGCTCGATCTGCGGCTGAAATTCGCCGGCGACTCGTTGCGCGACCTCTACGACCTGACCGGCGTTCTGCTGCCGGAAACGCCGTCCTTTTCCACCGATGGCCGCCTGCGCGCCGACTTTAAACATAAAAACGGCATGCGTTTTGACTATCGCGATTTTAACGGCCGGATTGGCGACAGCGATATCCACGGTTCGTTGACCTATACCACCGGCAAACCGCGACCGAAGCTTACCGGCGATCTGGAGTCTAAACAGCTGCGGCTGGCGGACCTCGGCCCGCTGATTGGCGTTGATTCCGGTGGCGGGGCGAAGAAATCCTCATCACGTAAAGCGGGAGATGCCGTACAGCCAGCGGGAAAAGTCCTGCCGGCCGATCGCTTTGAGACGGATAAATGGCAGGTGATGGACGCCGATGTGCGCTTCAAGGGGCGGCGAATCGAACACGGCGGTACTCTGCCCATCAGCGACCTGGCGACCCACATTATTCTTGAACGCGGCGACCTGCGTCTGCAACCGGTGCGCTTTGGCCTGGCCAACGGTTCGATTGCCGGCAGCGTGCATCTGCAGGGCGATAAAAAACCGCTACAGGGCGAAGCCAATTTGCAGGCGCGGCGGCTCAAGCTTAAGGCGCTGATGCCGAACGTTGAAATGATGCAGAAAACGCTCGGTGAGATGAGCGGCGACGTACAACTGCGCGGCAGCGGTAATTCGGTGGCGGCGCTGCTCGGCAACAGCAACGGCAACCTTAAGCTGCTGATGAATGATGGTCTGATTAGCCGCAACCTGATGGAAATCCTCGGCTTAAACGTCGGTAACTTTATCATCGGGCAGATTTTTGGCGATGAGGAGGTTCGGGTGAACTGCGCGGCGGCCAATATTGATGTGGTCAACGGCGTGGCGCGACCGCAAATTTTCGCCTTCGATACCGAGAACGCGCTGATTAACATTACCGGCACCGCCAGCTTTGCCTCTGAACAGCTGGATCTGACCGTTGACCCGGAAAGTAAGGGCCTGCGGGTGATTACTCTGCGTTCTCCGCTGTACGTGCGCGGTACCTTTAAATCGCCGGATGCCGGGGTGAAAGCCGGGCCGTTGATTGCCCGCGGCGCGGTGGCGGCAGCGTTAGCGACGCTGGTCACGCCGGCGGCCGCTTTACTGGCGCTGATCTCGCCGGCGGAAGGCGAGGCGAATCAGTGCCGGACGATTTTGTCGCAGATGAAAAAGTAA
- a CDS encoding dicarboxylate/amino acid:cation symporter, translating into MKLSLFKSLYVQVLSAIAIGILLGHFYPELGAQMKPFGDAFVKLIKMVIAPVIFCTVVTGIAGMESMKAVGRTGAVALLYFEVVSTIALIIGLIIVNVVQPGAGMNVDPATLDAHAVAVYAEQAKDQGVVAFLLDIIPGSVIGAFASGNILQVLMFAVLFGFALHRLGSKGQLIFNVIESFSQVIFGIINMIMRLAPIGAFGAMAFTIGKYGVGTLVQLGQLIICFYITCILFVVLVLGSIARATGFSIFKFIRYIREELLIVLGTSSSESALPRMLDKMEKLGCRKSVVGLVIPTGYSFNLDGTSIYLTMAAVFIAQATNSHMDIFHQITLLVVLLLSSKGAAGVTGSGFIVLAATISAVGHLPVAGLALILGIDRFMSEARALTNLVGNGVATVVVAKWVKELDAKQLDDVLNNRVPADKSQELSS; encoded by the coding sequence ATGAAACTCTCTCTCTTCAAAAGCCTCTATGTCCAGGTTTTATCGGCCATAGCTATCGGTATTTTGCTGGGCCATTTCTACCCGGAACTTGGCGCGCAGATGAAACCGTTCGGCGACGCCTTCGTAAAACTGATTAAAATGGTCATTGCTCCGGTTATCTTCTGTACCGTTGTAACAGGGATTGCCGGGATGGAAAGCATGAAGGCCGTCGGTCGTACCGGTGCGGTGGCGCTACTCTACTTTGAAGTGGTGAGTACCATTGCGTTGATTATCGGTCTTATCATCGTCAACGTAGTGCAACCCGGCGCGGGCATGAACGTCGATCCCGCGACGCTGGACGCGCACGCGGTGGCAGTCTACGCCGAGCAGGCTAAAGATCAGGGTGTTGTCGCCTTTCTACTCGATATTATTCCGGGCAGCGTGATTGGCGCTTTCGCCAGCGGTAATATTCTGCAGGTGCTGATGTTTGCCGTCCTGTTTGGCTTTGCGCTGCATCGTTTAGGCAGCAAAGGCCAGCTGATTTTCAACGTCATTGAGAGCTTCTCGCAGGTCATTTTCGGCATCATTAACATGATTATGCGTCTGGCGCCGATCGGCGCTTTCGGGGCCATGGCCTTCACCATCGGTAAATACGGCGTCGGTACCTTGGTACAGCTGGGCCAACTGATTATCTGCTTCTACATCACCTGTATCCTGTTCGTGGTGCTGGTACTGGGTTCTATCGCGCGGGCCACTGGATTTAGTATCTTCAAATTCATTCGCTATATCCGCGAAGAGCTGCTGATTGTACTGGGGACCTCTTCGTCCGAATCCGCGCTGCCGCGAATGCTGGATAAGATGGAGAAGTTGGGTTGCCGTAAATCAGTGGTGGGGCTGGTGATACCGACCGGCTACTCCTTTAACCTCGATGGCACCTCCATCTACCTGACGATGGCGGCGGTGTTCATCGCCCAGGCCACCAATAGCCATATGGATATCTTCCATCAGATCACCCTGCTGGTGGTGCTGCTGCTCTCTTCGAAAGGGGCCGCGGGCGTCACCGGGAGCGGATTTATCGTGCTGGCGGCGACCATCTCTGCGGTAGGGCATCTGCCGGTGGCGGGCCTGGCGCTGATTCTCGGTATCGACCGCTTTATGTCCGAAGCGCGCGCGTTGACCAACCTGGTGGGTAACGGCGTGGCGACCGTGGTTGTCGCGAAATGGGTGAAAGAACTCGATGCCAAACAGCTCGATGATGTGTTGAATAACCGCGTTCCCGCGGACAAATCGCAAGAATTATCCTCGTAA
- a CDS encoding MFS transporter, which yields MQATATTIDNAQDATPVNSRNKVVVASLIGTAIEFFDFYIYATAAVIVFPHIFFPQGDAAAATLQSLATFAIAFVARPIGSALFGHFGDRVGRKVTLVASLLTMGISTVVIGLLPGYESIGILAPMLLALARFGQGLGLGGEWGGAALLATENAPPRKRALYGSFPQLGAPIGFFFANGTFLLLSWLLSDQQFMEWGWRVPFIFSAVLVIIGLYVRVSLHETPVFAKVAAAKKQVKIPLGTLLTKHVRVTVLGTFIMLATYTLFYIMTVYSMTFSTAAAPIGLGLPRNEVLWMLMMAVIGFGVMVPVAGLLADAFGRRKSMIIITTMIILFALFAFKPLLGSGNPILVFAFLLLGLSLMGLTFGPMGALLPELFPTEVRYTGASFSYNVSSILGASVAPYIAAWLQGNYGLPAVGIYLAAMAALTLIALLLTHETRHQSL from the coding sequence ATGCAAGCCACAGCCACTACTATCGACAACGCGCAAGACGCCACGCCGGTTAACTCGCGTAATAAAGTCGTCGTCGCCTCACTCATCGGCACCGCCATTGAGTTCTTCGACTTCTATATTTACGCCACCGCCGCGGTTATCGTCTTCCCCCATATCTTTTTCCCACAGGGTGATGCCGCCGCCGCGACGCTCCAGTCGCTGGCGACGTTCGCCATCGCCTTTGTCGCGCGCCCGATTGGCTCAGCGCTATTCGGCCACTTTGGCGACCGCGTAGGCCGTAAAGTCACACTCGTCGCCTCGCTGCTGACTATGGGCATCTCCACCGTGGTCATCGGCCTGCTGCCGGGCTATGAAAGCATTGGCATCCTGGCGCCGATGCTGCTGGCGCTGGCGCGCTTTGGTCAGGGTCTCGGCCTTGGTGGCGAATGGGGCGGGGCGGCCCTGCTGGCGACGGAAAACGCTCCGCCGCGCAAACGCGCGCTATATGGCTCCTTCCCGCAGCTGGGGGCGCCAATCGGCTTCTTCTTCGCCAACGGCACCTTCCTGTTGCTGTCGTGGCTGTTGAGCGACCAGCAGTTTATGGAATGGGGCTGGCGCGTGCCGTTCATCTTCTCCGCGGTACTGGTCATTATCGGTCTGTATGTTCGCGTGTCGCTGCATGAAACCCCGGTGTTCGCTAAGGTGGCGGCGGCGAAAAAACAGGTCAAAATCCCGCTTGGCACGCTGCTGACTAAGCACGTGCGCGTGACCGTGCTCGGCACCTTCATCATGCTGGCGACCTATACCCTGTTCTATATCATGACCGTTTACTCCATGACCTTCAGTACCGCTGCCGCGCCGATTGGCTTAGGTTTGCCGCGTAACGAAGTGCTGTGGATGCTGATGATGGCGGTCATTGGTTTTGGTGTGATGGTGCCGGTGGCGGGCCTGCTGGCGGATGCCTTTGGCCGTCGTAAAAGCATGATTATCATCACCACGATGATTATTCTGTTCGCGCTGTTCGCCTTTAAACCGCTGCTCGGTTCCGGCAACCCGATTCTGGTCTTCGCCTTCCTGCTGCTGGGCCTCAGCCTGATGGGGCTGACATTCGGCCCGATGGGCGCGCTGCTGCCGGAGCTGTTCCCGACGGAAGTACGTTATACCGGCGCCTCTTTCTCCTATAACGTGTCGTCGATCCTCGGCGCGTCGGTCGCACCATATATTGCCGCCTGGCTGCAGGGCAATTACGGCCTGCCGGCTGTCGGTATCTACCTGGCGGCGATGGCGGCGCTGACGCTGATCGCCCTGCTGTTGACCCACGAAACCCGCCATCAATCGCTGTAA
- the yhjD gene encoding inner membrane protein YhjD produces the protein MTPENDDRQPPQETGQQPEKNKSTLAAINDSAVGQKANQALKTVTGTAAKVQRNPVIAHLLRAAERFNDRLGNQFGAAITYFSFLSMIPILMVSFAAAGFVLAWHPTLLQDIFDKILQNVSDPTLAATLKNTINTAVQQRTAVGLVGLLVALYSGINWMGNLREAIRAQSRDVWERTPQDQEKIWVKYFRDLISLIGLLVALVITLSITSVAGSAQQMIISALYLDYIEWLKPAWRLIGLAISIFANYLLFFWIFWRLPRHRPRRKALFRGTLIAAIGFEIIKIVMTWTLPALVKSPSGAAFGSVLGLMAFFYFFARLTLFCAAWIATAEYKDDKRMPGKTHD, from the coding sequence ATGACGCCGGAAAACGACGATCGCCAACCGCCACAGGAAACGGGCCAGCAGCCGGAGAAAAACAAAAGTACGCTCGCCGCCATCAACGATTCCGCCGTTGGGCAGAAAGCTAACCAGGCGCTGAAAACGGTCACCGGAACGGCGGCCAAAGTTCAGCGCAATCCGGTAATAGCCCACCTGCTGCGCGCCGCCGAGCGGTTCAATGACAGGCTTGGCAATCAGTTTGGCGCAGCCATCACCTACTTCTCATTTTTGTCGATGATCCCCATTCTGATGGTTTCATTCGCCGCCGCTGGTTTCGTGCTGGCCTGGCATCCGACCCTGCTGCAGGACATCTTCGATAAAATCCTGCAAAACGTCAGCGACCCGACGCTGGCGGCAACGCTTAAAAACACCATCAACACCGCCGTACAGCAGCGTACCGCCGTCGGGCTGGTCGGCCTGTTGGTCGCGCTCTACTCCGGTATTAACTGGATGGGCAACCTGCGTGAAGCGATTCGCGCCCAGTCGCGCGACGTGTGGGAACGTACGCCGCAGGATCAGGAAAAAATCTGGGTAAAATACTTCCGCGATCTGATCTCGCTGATTGGCCTGCTGGTCGCGCTGGTTATCACGCTGTCGATTACCTCCGTCGCCGGATCTGCACAGCAGATGATTATCTCCGCGCTGTATCTCGATTATATAGAATGGCTGAAACCCGCATGGCGCCTGATTGGCCTGGCGATTTCCATCTTTGCGAACTATCTGCTGTTTTTCTGGATCTTCTGGCGACTGCCGCGCCACCGTCCACGCCGCAAAGCGCTGTTCCGCGGTACGCTAATTGCGGCGATTGGCTTCGAGATTATTAAAATCGTGATGACCTGGACGCTGCCGGCGCTGGTGAAATCCCCATCCGGCGCCGCCTTTGGTTCCGTACTGGGGCTGATGGCCTTCTTCTACTTCTTCGCCCGTCTGACCCTCTTCTGCGCCGCGTGGATTGCGACCGCAGAGTATAAAGACGATAAGCGGATGCCGGGCAAAACCCACGATTAA
- a CDS encoding sugar kinase — translation MSKKIAVIGECMIELSEKNAAVNRGFGGDTLNTSVYIARQTSADALSVHYVTALGTDTFSQQMLESWQGEQVKTDLIQRMADRLPGLYYIETDETGERTFYYWRNEAAAKFWLESERAGAICEELATFDYLYLSGISLAILSPASREKLLTLLRECRANGGKVIFDNNYRPRLWASQQETRQVYQQMLECTDIAFLTLDDEDALWGAVPVAEVIARTHAAGVEEVVVKRGADSCLVAIAGQPLLEVPAVKLPKEKVVDTTAAGDSFSAGYLAVRLTGGDAESAAKRGHLTASTVIQYRGAIIPREAMPD, via the coding sequence ATGTCTAAGAAAATTGCCGTGATTGGCGAATGCATGATTGAACTGTCAGAGAAAAACGCGGCGGTGAATCGCGGTTTCGGCGGCGATACCTTAAACACATCCGTCTACATCGCGCGCCAGACCAGCGCGGATGCCCTAAGCGTACACTACGTGACCGCGCTGGGCACCGACACCTTCAGCCAGCAGATGCTGGAGTCCTGGCAGGGCGAACAGGTAAAAACCGATCTGATTCAGCGCATGGCTGACCGACTGCCTGGCCTTTACTACATTGAAACGGACGAGACCGGCGAGCGAACCTTCTACTATTGGCGCAACGAAGCGGCGGCCAAATTCTGGCTCGAAAGCGAGCGCGCAGGCGCCATCTGCGAAGAGCTGGCTACCTTTGATTACCTCTATCTGAGCGGCATCAGCCTCGCCATCCTCAGCCCGGCCAGCCGGGAAAAGTTGCTCACCCTGCTGCGCGAATGCCGCGCCAACGGCGGGAAAGTGATTTTCGATAACAACTACCGTCCGCGCCTGTGGGCCAGCCAGCAAGAGACTCGCCAGGTGTACCAGCAAATGTTGGAATGTACCGATATCGCTTTTCTGACGCTGGATGATGAAGATGCGCTGTGGGGAGCGGTACCGGTTGCCGAAGTTATCGCCCGCACCCACGCCGCTGGCGTAGAAGAGGTGGTGGTGAAGCGCGGCGCCGACTCCTGCCTGGTGGCGATCGCCGGCCAGCCGCTGCTGGAGGTGCCCGCGGTGAAGCTGCCGAAAGAGAAAGTAGTGGATACCACGGCGGCGGGCGATTCGTTCAGCGCCGGCTATCTGGCGGTGCGCCTGACCGGCGGCGACGCGGAATCCGCGGCGAAACGCGGACATCTCACCGCCAGCACGGTTATCCAATATCGCGGGGCGATTATCCCGCGCGAAGCGATGCCGGACTAA
- a CDS encoding M16 family metallopeptidase — translation MQGTKIRLLTGGLLMIATAGSVQAEALQPDPAWQQGTLANGFSWQVLSTPQRPSDRVEVRLAVNIGSLSESTQQSGFSHFIPRLALTQSGSLPTMQARSLWQQSIDPKRPLPPAIVSYDFTLFNLSLPNNRNDLLKEALNWLADANGKLSITQQAVNHALQGSDMVATWPLDTQEGWWRYRLKGSTMLGHDPAAPLKQPIDIKQLKEFYQKWYTPDAMTLIVVGNVDSRSVAEQINKIFGELKGKRETPAAVPTLSPLPAVPVSIMTDAVRQDKLSIMWDSPWQPIRDSAALQRYWRDDLAREALFWHVQQNLSKSNVKDIGLGFDCRVLYQRAQCAINIDSPGERLNANLSAVSRELAKVRDNGLPQEEFDALIAQKNLELQKLFATYARTDTDILISQRMRSLQNQVVDIAPEQYQKLRQEFLNSLTVDMLNQYLRQQLSQDMALVLQQPKGEPEYNMKDLKATWEKLMAPAPAAAVSATPDTVDAHNEATDIPPAQ, via the coding sequence ATGCAGGGCACAAAAATTCGACTCTTAACCGGTGGTTTGCTGATGATAGCGACGGCCGGTTCTGTGCAGGCAGAAGCGCTCCAGCCGGACCCGGCCTGGCAACAGGGGACGTTGGCGAACGGTTTTTCGTGGCAGGTACTTTCCACGCCGCAGCGCCCTAGCGATCGCGTCGAAGTCCGCCTGGCTGTGAATATTGGCTCGCTGAGCGAAAGCACTCAGCAGAGCGGCTTCAGTCATTTCATTCCGCGCCTGGCGCTGACCCAAAGCGGCAGCCTCCCGACGATGCAGGCGCGTTCGCTGTGGCAGCAGAGTATTGACCCGAAGCGTCCTCTGCCGCCGGCGATTGTTTCTTACGATTTCACCTTGTTTAATCTGAGTTTGCCGAATAACCGCAACGACCTGCTAAAAGAAGCGTTGAACTGGCTGGCGGACGCTAACGGTAAATTGAGTATTACCCAACAAGCCGTCAATCATGCCCTGCAGGGCAGCGATATGGTGGCGACCTGGCCGCTGGATACCCAGGAAGGCTGGTGGCGCTATCGCCTGAAGGGCTCAACGATGCTCGGTCACGATCCGGCGGCGCCGTTGAAGCAACCGATTGATATTAAACAGCTGAAAGAATTTTATCAGAAATGGTACACCCCGGATGCGATGACGCTGATTGTTGTCGGTAACGTCGATAGCCGCAGCGTCGCTGAGCAGATCAACAAAATCTTCGGCGAACTAAAAGGTAAACGCGAGACCCCGGCGGCGGTACCAACGCTATCGCCTCTGCCGGCTGTACCGGTCAGCATCATGACCGATGCCGTGCGTCAGGATAAGCTGTCGATCATGTGGGATTCTCCATGGCAGCCAATCCGCGATTCCGCCGCGCTGCAGCGCTACTGGCGCGATGACCTGGCTCGGGAAGCGCTGTTCTGGCACGTGCAGCAGAACCTGAGCAAAAGCAACGTAAAAGACATCGGTCTCGGTTTTGATTGCCGCGTGCTGTATCAGCGCGCCCAGTGCGCGATCAATATCGACTCGCCGGGCGAACGCCTGAACGCCAACCTGAGCGCGGTATCGCGCGAGCTGGCGAAGGTACGCGACAATGGTCTGCCACAGGAAGAGTTTGATGCGCTGATTGCACAGAAAAACCTCGAACTGCAAAAGCTGTTCGCCACCTATGCCCGCACGGATACCGATATCCTGATTAGCCAACGAATGCGTTCGCTGCAAAATCAGGTGGTGGATATCGCGCCGGAGCAATATCAGAAACTGCGCCAGGAGTTCCTGAACTCACTGACGGTCGACATGTTGAACCAGTATCTGCGCCAGCAGCTGTCGCAGGATATGGCGCTGGTATTGCAGCAGCCGAAAGGCGAGCCGGAGTACAACATGAAAGATCTGAAAGCGACATGGGAAAAGCTGATGGCGCCAGCACCCGCTGCGGCGGTGAGCGCTACGCCGGATACGGTTGATGCGCATAACGAGGCGACGGATATTCCCCCAGCGCAGTAA
- the hmsP gene encoding biofilm formation regulator HmsP, whose product MRVSRSLTIKQMAMVASVSMAFVLVFCSILLFHFVQQSRYTTATQLESIARSVREPLSAAILKADIPEAEAILGRIQPAGIVSRADVVLPNQFQALRMRFIPERPVPVMITRLFELPVQISLPIYSLERPANPQPLAYLVLQADSYRMYKFVMSALATLVTTYLLLVLILTVALTWCINRLIVRPLRAIARELNDIPPQERLGHQLSLPRLHQDDEIGMLVRCYNRNQQSLLRQHDELSLQSTRFPVSELPNKAFLMAMLEQTTTRPQPSALLVVACETLQDAAGVLKESQREMLLLTLVEKLKAVIPPNMVLTQVSGYDFAIFAPGLSKPWEAVSLSKQVLTSISERLPLHGVQLRPCASVGIAMFNSELSAEQFYRRAVSAAVTARRKGKNQIEFFDPEQMEKAQRRLMEEHDILTALENQQFAIWFQPQVDIASGDICGAEVLLRQRQADGGWSLPCDLIERIENCGLMVPVGYWVMEEACRQLAAWQQQGIMLPLSVNVSLLQLLHPDRGVELLALIERYRIAPGTLVLEVTESCRLDDPQAVIDLLRPLRDAGTRIALDDFGMGYAGLRQLQHMKSLPVDILKIDKAFIDMLPDDTSMVPAIIQLARGLKLRIVAEGVEKEEQLKWLQAAGVDVAQGYLFGCALPLESFMQRFLQADKNDASL is encoded by the coding sequence TTGCGCGTCAGCCGCTCACTTACAATTAAACAGATGGCGATGGTCGCGAGCGTGTCCATGGCGTTTGTCCTGGTCTTTTGCTCTATTTTGCTGTTTCACTTCGTGCAACAGAGTCGCTATACCACGGCCACGCAATTAGAAAGTATCGCCCGTTCCGTTCGCGAGCCCCTGTCGGCGGCAATTTTGAAAGCCGATATTCCCGAAGCGGAAGCCATTCTGGGCCGCATTCAGCCTGCTGGGATCGTCAGCCGGGCGGATGTGGTGCTACCAAATCAATTTCAGGCGCTGCGGATGCGCTTTATTCCCGAACGCCCGGTGCCGGTGATGATCACTCGCCTGTTTGAACTGCCGGTACAGATATCCCTGCCGATTTACTCGCTTGAACGCCCGGCAAATCCGCAGCCGCTGGCCTATCTGGTGCTGCAGGCGGATTCCTATCGCATGTATAAATTCGTCATGAGCGCGCTCGCGACGTTAGTGACCACTTACTTACTTTTGGTGCTTATTTTGACGGTGGCGCTTACCTGGTGCATTAACCGGCTGATTGTTCGCCCGCTGCGCGCCATCGCCCGCGAGCTTAACGATATTCCGCCGCAGGAGCGGCTCGGACATCAGCTGAGCCTGCCGCGACTGCACCAGGATGATGAAATCGGCATGCTGGTGCGTTGCTACAATCGCAACCAGCAGTCTTTGCTGCGTCAGCATGATGAGCTATCGCTGCAATCGACCCGTTTCCCGGTGTCTGAGCTCCCCAACAAAGCCTTTTTGATGGCGATGCTGGAGCAGACCACAACCCGTCCACAACCCTCGGCGCTGCTGGTGGTAGCCTGTGAGACCTTGCAAGATGCCGCAGGCGTCCTGAAAGAGAGCCAGCGCGAGATGCTGCTCCTGACGCTGGTTGAGAAGCTGAAAGCGGTTATCCCACCCAATATGGTGCTGACGCAGGTGAGCGGTTACGATTTCGCTATTTTCGCCCCCGGACTCAGCAAGCCGTGGGAAGCGGTGTCGTTAAGTAAGCAAGTGCTTACTTCTATTAGCGAGCGATTGCCGCTGCACGGTGTCCAGCTGCGGCCCTGCGCCAGCGTTGGTATCGCGATGTTTAATAGCGAACTGAGCGCCGAACAGTTTTATCGTCGGGCGGTTTCCGCCGCGGTGACGGCGCGGCGCAAGGGCAAAAATCAGATCGAGTTCTTTGACCCCGAGCAGATGGAAAAAGCCCAGCGTCGGTTAATGGAAGAGCATGACATCCTCACCGCGCTCGAGAATCAGCAGTTCGCCATCTGGTTTCAACCGCAGGTGGATATTGCCAGTGGCGATATTTGCGGTGCGGAAGTTCTGCTTCGCCAGCGACAGGCCGATGGCGGTTGGTCGCTGCCGTGCGATCTGATTGAGCGTATTGAAAACTGCGGGCTGATGGTGCCGGTAGGCTATTGGGTGATGGAAGAAGCCTGCCGCCAGCTGGCAGCCTGGCAGCAGCAGGGGATCATGCTGCCGTTGTCGGTGAATGTCTCGTTACTGCAGTTGCTGCATCCTGACCGCGGCGTTGAGTTGCTGGCACTCATAGAACGCTATCGTATCGCCCCGGGCACCCTGGTGCTGGAGGTGACGGAAAGCTGCCGTCTCGACGATCCGCAGGCGGTGATTGACCTGCTGCGCCCGCTGCGCGACGCCGGCACGCGTATTGCGCTGGATGATTTCGGCATGGGTTATGCCGGGTTGCGCCAGTTGCAACATATGAAATCGCTGCCGGTTGATATCCTGAAAATCGACAAGGCGTTTATTGATATGTTGCCGGATGATACCAGTATGGTCCCGGCGATAATTCAGCTCGCACGCGGGCTCAAGCTGCGGATCGTTGCTGAGGGCGTTGAAAAAGAAGAACAGCTGAAATGGTTGCAAGCGGCTGGCGTGGATGTCGCTCAGGGTTACCTGTTTGGTTGCGCCTTGCCGCTGGAAAGCTTTATGCAGCGCTTCCTGCAGGCCGATAAGAACGATGCAAGTTTGTAA